A single window of Gossypium hirsutum isolate 1008001.06 chromosome A10, Gossypium_hirsutum_v2.1, whole genome shotgun sequence DNA harbors:
- the LOC121207708 gene encoding ras-related protein RABF1, with translation MGCSSSLPDRSSGRSTGLNNADNPEGPDAKNLRVKLVLLGDSGVGKSCIVLRFVRGQFDPTSKVTVGASFLSQTIALQDSTTVKFEIWDTAGQERYAALAPLYYRGAGVAVIVYDITSPESFTKAQYWVKELQKHGSPGIVMALVGNKADLQEKREVPVQDGIDYAEKNGMFFIETSAKTADNINQLFEEIAKRLPRPSPS, from the exons ATGGGTTGCTCTTCTTCTCTCCCAG ATCGGAGTTCCGGGCGGTCCACTGGACTTAACAACGCGGACAATCCTGAAGGTCCCGATGCCAAAAATCTACGCGTAAAG CTGGTCTTGTTAGGTGATTCTGGAGTTGGAAAAAGTTGTATTGTTCTTCGATTTGTTCGTGGCCAGTTTGACCCTACATCTAAG gtAACTGTAGGAGCTTCATTCTTGTCACAGACAATAGCTTTGCAAGATTCAACTACTGTTAAGTTTGAAATATGGGACACTGCTGGACAAGAGAG GTATGCTGCATTGGCACCTCTCTACTACAGAGGAGCTGGAGTTGCAGTTATTGTGTATGATATAACTAGTCCAGAGTCCTTCACCAAAGCACAGTATTGGGTTAAG GAGCTACAAAAGCATGGGAGCCCAGGTATAGTGATGGCCTTGGTTGGTAATAAAGCCGACCTTCAGGAAAAGCGCGAAGTACCAGTCCAA GATGGCATTGACTATGCAGAGAAGAATGGGATGTTCTTTATTGAGACATCTGCCAAGACTGCGGACAATATAAATCAGTTGTTTGAG GAAATTGCCAAGCGGCTGCCACGTCCATCACCTTCATGA
- the LOC107934543 gene encoding SKP1-like protein 11: MLLSKNSALESKDNEIFEVEESIAIQSELIKTMATVVNSKAYVNERNQMVPEARCRKQANYHVEQNNKIVDEELSDWESKFFEVDMDYLHELFMAANYLEIESLLNGVTKRVGDFIKACKNVEVIRQTFGINNDFAAQQEEEIRKLNSWNHI; encoded by the exons ATGTTGTTGTCCAAGAATTCTGCATTGGAGAGCAAAGACAATGAAATCTTTGAGGTCGAAGAATCCATTGCCATTCAATCTGAGCTCATCAAAACCATGGCGACCGTGGTGAACAGCAAGGCCTACGTTAACGAACGTAATCAAATGGTGCCAGAAGCAC GGTGCCGGAAACAAGCCAATTATCACGTCGAGCAAAACAACAAAATTGTTGATGAAGAACTAAGCGATTGGGAATCAAAATTCTTTGAGGTTGATATGGATTATCTTCACGAGCTTTTCATGGCAGCCAATTACCTGGAAATTGAAAGCTTGTTGAATGGAGTGACGAAACGAGTTGGGGACTTTATCAAAGCTTGCAAGAATGTTGAAGTAATTCGTCAAACTTTTGGGATTAACAACGATTTTGCTGCTCAACAAGAAGAGGAAATTCGTAAGCTTAATTCTTGGAACCATATTTGA